The Ruminococcaceae bacterium BL-4 region CCCGGGACCAGGGCTTGGAATTCGAATTCTCGGAGAAGTTACAGAAGAAAAGGTGAAGCTTTTGCAGGAAGCAGACGCAATTTTTCGGGAAGAAATCGCAAATGCGGGGCTTGACCGGTCGATCAATCAGTATTTTGCAGTTCTTACCGGTATCCGTAGTGTAGGCGTTATGGGAGATGGAAGAACTTATTCCAATACGATTGCATTGCGGGGAGTAACGACTTCTGACTTCATGACCGCAGAGTGGGCACGAATTCCGTACGATCTTCTAGAAAAGGTTTCCAGTAGAATTATTAATGAAGTACCAAATGTGAATCGTATCGTCTACGATATTACTTCAAAGCCGCCCGCTACCATCGAGTGGGAATGATTTGAGAGAGCCGACAAAGCCAGTAGTTATGCGGGCTTGCTAGCTATCATAGTTCCCAATGGCAACGTTTTGGCAACACTGATTCCAAGATTCATAAAAAGAGCTAACTGATTTTAACCGATCAGTTAGCTCTTTTTTTGTACGAAGCTAAAATTTTGAAAGTTTAATTCTCAGCATGTACTGCTTTATCAAGAAAGAAGTCGGCATCGCTTGGACGTAGATCCCAGTATTTGATTAATAGTTCCTTGATTTTTTCTCTTTCCACTTTTGCTTCCAACATCGCAGATGCTGCTTTTAATATGTTTTTACCTGTGGATTCAAATATACCTTCATCAATTTGTCCTTGGCGAACCGCTCGATTATGAGCCTGAAATTCTTGTAACCAATTTGCCATATGAGCCTCCTTAATTAGTCTTTTTTCTCTTCATTGAATGTCTCCACCAGCATATTGCTTAGTTCCTGAGACGGAACAACTTTATGCCAATGCCCGGAGGTATCAAATTCAGGATAGTGATAACGCCACTTATCATATTCCTCTTTGGTGATTTCTCCGTTTCTCAGCTTTTCCGCCTGCTTTTGCCACGCATTGAGCATATCAAACATATTGACGTAATTTACGCCCGTTGACTTGTCGAGGGTCAGACACAATTCACCGTCAATCCGATTGATCTTGAGACCGTACAAATCTTCTATTGTGAAAAGAGTGTGCATCAGACCAATGTATGAATCAATTTCAGGGACATTTAAAGCTCGCGGCGACACATCCAGTGCCTCGGCTAGGGCATTGACAAGATTCTCTTTTGGCGTTCTGGTGCCGGATTCGTATTGCGCCATGCGCACATCGGCGCTCCTTTTATCTAGGCCGACTTTCATCCCCAGCATTTTCTGCGTCATTCCGCGAAGGTTTCGGATAAATCGAATTCGTTCACCGATAGCCATAACCGTCTATCCCCTGTTCTGTGTAAGATTGAACCTGTGAATTCATTATAGCTTATTTGTTTAAGAATCGTCAAGATAAATTAAACAAAAAAGCTAAATATTCTGGAGGTAAAGTCATTGACACAAGCATATATGCTTAGTATAATAAAAATAGTTAAGCAAAATAGTTTAATTATTGAAAAATTAATGATCGTCCAAACAGATACCTTTCGGGGAAGCAGGCCAAGACCTTTTGATGACATAAGCGAGCCTGCCAAGGAGGAAAAAACGGCACAGCGCCCAACAAGGTTGCCTGCCAGGAAAATGCGCGGGGAGAACGACGTAACTTAGGAAACGAAAGGAGAGGCTTTTATGAGCAATTTCTTTATGGGAGTGGACGAGGTGGCAACGGAGCTGGAGGTGTCGAAATCCTTTGCCTACAAAATTATGCGTGAACTCAATGTCGAGCTGAAAAAGAAGGGGTATCTGACCGTTTCCGGCAAAGTCAGCCGAAAGTATTTTTTGGAAAAGCTGTGCTACGGTGAATCCAAAAACCAAAAGGAGTGATACAGGTGGCTGCTTATAAAGAGCCCCAAACAAGCACATGGCGTATTGTTTACCGCTATACCAACTGGAAAGGAGAACGGAAACAGACCCAGAAACGTGGGTTCCCAACCAAAAGAGAGGCCCTTGCGTGGGAACGCGAACAGCTCCAGAAGGTTAAAGCCGATCTGGACATGACATTTGAAAGTTTCGTGACGGTTTACACAGAGGATATGCAAAACCGGATGAAGGAAAATACCTGGGCAACCAAGGAACATATCATCCGTACAAAACTGGTTCCATTCTTCGGGAAGCGGAAAATGAGTGAAATCCAGCCGAAAGAAATTATCGCCTAGCAAAATACCATGATCCGATATCGGGACGAGCATGGCAAGCCTTATTCGCCGGTTTATCTGAAAACACTCCACAATCAGCTCAGCTGCCTTTTCAATCATGCGGTGAAATATTACGGGCTTTCTCAAAATCCGGCAGCCAAGGTTGGGAACATGGGTAAGGCGAAAAACCGGGAAATGCAGTTCTGGACAAAAGACGAATATCTGAAATTTGCCGATGCCATGATGGAAAAGCCAATGTCTTACTATGCGTTTGAAATGCTGTACTGGTGCGGAATCCGGGAAGGTGAGCTGCTGGCTTTGACACCCGCCGACTTCGATTTCAAGAAGAATATGCTTTCCATCACAAAATCCTATCAGCGGCTGAAGGGCAAGGACTTGATTACGACGCCGAAGACGCCGAAAAGCAACCGGGTGATTAAGATGCCACAGTTTTTGAGTAATGAAATGCAGGATTTTTGCAAGACTTTATATGGGATTCAGCCGACAGACCGGATTTTTACCGTCACGAAATATTACCTTCATCATGAAATGAAACGGGGCGCGGAGGCTGCCGGAGTAAAACGTATCCGAATCCACGATTTGAGACATTCACACGTATCATTATTGATTGAAATGGGATTTTCCGCTGTTGCTATCGCCGATCGGCTCGGCCATGAGAGTATTGAAATTACATATAATTACGCCCATCTGTTTCCATCCGAGCAGAAAGAAATGGCGGATAAGCTGGATATTGAGCGTACTGGAAGGAGTGCTAAAGATGTCCCTGAAAAATCGTGATGAAAAGGGTCGCTGGAGAAATAAGACCGTGGCGTTTAGGGTTTCGCCGGAGGAGGACGAGCAGATTGAAATAGATGTCCGACTTTCCGGCCTAACCAAACAGGACTATATCATCCGGCGGCTGCAAAACCGCGATGTTGTGGTAGTTGGAAACCCGAGAGTTTATAAGGCGCTACGCAATCAGCTCGCCGCTACGCTTGCAGAATTACAGCGCATTGATTCCGGCAACTCGGTAGATGATGAGTTGCTTGAAACCATCAAGCTCATCGTCGTTACAATGAATGGCATGAAGGAGGAATGCAAATGATCCAAGCCAAAGAGAAAACGACCGCCCTTATCTCGCCTGTTGGCGCAGGCGAGGGACAGCCGTTCCAGAAAAACATTGTTTCAAGTATATCAGATAGGCCGGAGAAAAGCAATGATCCGGATGATAGTTTTCTGGCGATGCAGCGCGAAATGTACCGAATGTCCGACCCAACCTATCTGCGCACCGTCACCATGAATGAGCTTTATGAAACGGTATATCCGAGCAGGCCGCCGCTGATTAACGGACTGCTCTATCCGGGCACATACCTGTTTGTGGGCGCGCCGAAACTCGGCAAGAGTTTTTTTATGGCACAGCTTGCTTACCACATCAGCACGGGACTTCCGCTCTGGAATTTTACCGTTAAACAGGGCACGGTGCTATATCTGGCGCTTGAGGATGATTATAAACGGCTGCAGGAGCGTTTGTTCCGGATGTTCGGCACAGACAGCGCGGAGAATCTCTACTTTTCCATTTCCGCCAAGCAGCTCGGAAACGGTCTGGAAGAACAGCTTCAGAGATTCACACAAGAGCACGCCGGGACGAATCTGATTATTATTGACACGTTACAGAAAATCCGGGAGATTTGCGGAGATTCTTATAGCTACGCGAACGACTATGAAATTATCACGAGGTTGAAACAGTTTGCAAACGATTCCGGCATTTGCCTGCTGTTAGTACACCATACCCGGAAGCAGCGGGCAGATGATCAATTCGATATGATTTCCGGCACCAATGGCTTGCTTGGCGCGGCAGACGGTGCTTTTCTATTGCAAAAGGAAAAGCGCACGAGTAACGACGCAACGCTGGATATATCCGGACGTGACCAGCAGGATCAGCGTCTGTATCTTAAACGTGATCCGGAGACGTTGGCATGGCTACTGGAAAAAGCCGAAACGGAATTGTGGCGGGAACCGCCCGATCCCATACTGGAAGCAGTAGCTTCAGTTGTTTCGGAAGCACAGCCGGTCTGGAATGGGTGTCCAACCGAGCTTGTCAATCGGCTTGGTCTGGATATGAAACCGAATGCGTTGACCTTACGTCTGAATGTGAAAGCCGAGCGGTTGCTCCAAGAGCATGGAATTCGTTATGAAAGTAGCCGGACCCATTCAGGCCGAAATATTTGTCTTACATTAGAAATAAGATAAAGCGTGACGATGGTGACGGCCGTGACGGTATTACATATAGCGGGCCCGGTATTCCAAACATCGACACCATCGTCACGGCCGTCACGGAAAGTTTGGGGTGAGTGCAGGGTGCTCTTTTCAAAGGGCATCCCTGCTGGGGCGCTGTCCGTAGACAGCGGGGCAAAGCCCCAGCCGCCATAGGCGGCTTTCCACCCCGTAGGGCGCAAAGGCACTTTTGATGCGAAGTGTCAAAAGTGCCTTTGCGTTACTTTTGTCAAAAGTAACAAAACCCCGTATTCGCCAAATACTAGCCGACGAAAGAAAGGAGAGCCCATGAAGCGGACAATCAGCGTCATGATTGGAAAAGGATGCCTGAATCATAACGAACGAAAATTTCATGCAAAAAACACCGATCCAGAACGCACCTATCTGAACCAAACATATTGCAATGAACGAATTCAGAACGT contains the following coding sequences:
- a CDS encoding conserved protein of unknown function (Evidence 4 : Unknown function but conserved in other organisms), with protein sequence MIQAKEKTTALISPVGAGEGQPFQKNIVSSISDRPEKSNDPDDSFLAMQREMYRMSDPTYLRTVTMNELYETVYPSRPPLINGLLYPGTYLFVGAPKLGKSFFMAQLAYHISTGLPLWNFTVKQGTVLYLALEDDYKRLQERLFRMFGTDSAENLYFSISAKQLGNGLEEQLQRFTQEHAGTNLIIIDTLQKIREICGDSYSYANDYEIITRLKQFANDSGICLLLVHHTRKQRADDQFDMISGTNGLLGAADGAFLLQKEKRTSNDATLDISGRDQQDQRLYLKRDPETLAWLLEKAETELWREPPDPILEAVASVVSEAQPVWNGCPTELVNRLGLDMKPNALTLRLNVKAERLLQEHGIRYESSRTHSGRNICLTLEIR
- a CDS encoding conserved protein of unknown function (Evidence 4 : Unknown function but conserved in other organisms); translation: MANWLQEFQAHNRAVRQGQIDEGIFESTGKNILKAASAMLEAKVEREKIKELLIKYWDLRPSDADFFLDKAVHAEN
- a CDS encoding protein of unknown function (Evidence 5 : Unknown function), which produces MAAYKEPQTSTWRIVYRYTNWKGERKQTQKRGFPTKREALAWEREQLQKVKADLDMTFESFVTVYTEDMQNRMKENTWATKEHIIRTKLVPFFGKRKMSEIQPKEIIA
- a CDS encoding conserved protein of unknown function (Evidence 4 : Unknown function but conserved in other organisms); this translates as MSLKNRDEKGRWRNKTVAFRVSPEEDEQIEIDVRLSGLTKQDYIIRRLQNRDVVVVGNPRVYKALRNQLAATLAELQRIDSGNSVDDELLETIKLIVVTMNGMKEECK
- a CDS encoding XRE family transcriptional regulator, giving the protein MAIGERIRFIRNLRGMTQKMLGMKVGLDKRSADVRMAQYESGTRTPKENLVNALAEALDVSPRALNVPEIDSYIGLMHTLFTIEDLYGLKINRIDGELCLTLDKSTGVNYVNMFDMLNAWQKQAEKLRNGEITKEEYDKWRYHYPEFDTSGHWHKVVPSQELSNMLVETFNEEKKD
- a CDS encoding protein of unknown function (Evidence 5 : Unknown function) is translated as MIRYRDEHGKPYSPVYLKTLHNQLSCLFNHAVKYYGLSQNPAAKVGNMGKAKNREMQFWTKDEYLKFADAMMEKPMSYYAFEMLYWCGIREGELLALTPADFDFKKNMLSITKSYQRLKGKDLITTPKTPKSNRVIKMPQFLSNEMQDFCKTLYGIQPTDRIFTVTKYYLHHEMKRGAEAAGVKRIRIHDLRHSHVSLLIEMGFSAVAIADRLGHESIEITYNYAHLFPSEQKEMADKLDIERTGRSAKDVPEKS
- a CDS encoding DNA-binding protein, giving the protein MSNFFMGVDEVATELEVSKSFAYKIMRELNVELKKKGYLTVSGKVSRKYFLEKLCYGESKNQKE